The Hypnocyclicus thermotrophus genome contains a region encoding:
- a CDS encoding acetyl-CoA carboxylase biotin carboxyl carrier protein yields the protein MEFKEIKNIINILNETDLIEIDVTFGKERVFIKKDNVVKQVLKSTKAPKKEEMSKKELIEIKSQNVGNIILLNKTGEPIVKKGQSIKEGEVLAYIESVGLKAEVKSPVNGIISDVLLADGDLADYGKILFLIEKA from the coding sequence TTGGAATTCAAAGAAATAAAAAATATAATAAATATTTTAAATGAAACAGATCTTATAGAAATAGATGTTACATTTGGAAAAGAAAGAGTTTTTATAAAAAAAGATAATGTAGTAAAACAAGTATTGAAATCGACTAAAGCACCAAAAAAAGAAGAAATGTCTAAAAAAGAATTAATAGAGATAAAATCACAAAATGTAGGAAATATAATTTTATTAAATAAAACAGGGGAACCAATAGTAAAAAAAGGTCAAAGTATAAAAGAAGGAGAAGTATTAGCGTATATAGAATCAGTAGGATTAAAAGCTGAAGTAAAATCACCAGTTAATGGAATTATATCTGATGTATTATTAGCAGACGGTGATTTAGCAGATTATGGGAAAATTTTATTTTTGATTGAAAAAGCTTAA
- the accC gene encoding acetyl-CoA carboxylase biotin carboxylase subunit, which translates to MFKKILIANRGEIAVRIIRTAKEMGIKTVAIYSEADKESLHVKLADEAVCVGPALSSESYLKIPNVIAAAEAVGADAIHPGYGFLAENSEFAKICADHNITFIGPSPECIINMGDKATARASAIKNNVPITRGSDGIISDIEEAKKLVNEVITYPVMIKATAGGGGKGMRIARNDEELEKNMVAASQEAKAAFGNPDVYIEKYVENPRHIEVQIVGDKHGNVVHLGERDCSIQRRHQKLVEEAPSVAIDSKTRKAMGEAAVRLAKSINYDSAGTLEFLLDTQGNFYFMEMNTRIQVEHTVTEVVTGVDIIKEQILAAAGEPLSIKQEDIEIKGHAIECRINAEDSENGFLPSAGTIEKYIPAGGYGIRVDSHSYAGYTIPPYYDSMIAKLIVYGDTRKEAINRMKRALDEYIIEGVDTTIPFHKKVMNNKVYNEGDVYTSFIETHLEKK; encoded by the coding sequence ATGTTTAAAAAGATACTTATCGCCAATAGAGGCGAGATAGCAGTAAGAATAATAAGAACCGCTAAAGAAATGGGGATAAAAACAGTTGCTATTTATTCAGAAGCTGATAAAGAAAGTTTACATGTAAAATTAGCAGATGAGGCTGTATGTGTAGGACCAGCTCTTAGTAGTGAATCATATTTGAAAATACCAAATGTAATAGCAGCAGCAGAAGCAGTAGGAGCAGATGCTATTCATCCTGGGTATGGATTTTTAGCAGAAAATTCAGAGTTTGCAAAAATATGTGCAGATCACAATATTACATTTATAGGGCCTAGTCCAGAATGTATTATAAATATGGGAGATAAAGCTACGGCTAGAGCAAGTGCTATAAAAAATAATGTTCCAATCACAAGAGGATCAGATGGAATTATTTCTGATATAGAAGAAGCTAAAAAACTTGTAAATGAAGTTATTACATATCCGGTAATGATAAAAGCTACTGCTGGTGGCGGTGGTAAAGGAATGAGAATAGCTAGAAATGATGAAGAACTTGAAAAAAATATGGTTGCAGCTAGTCAAGAAGCAAAAGCAGCATTTGGAAATCCAGATGTGTATATAGAAAAATATGTAGAAAATCCTAGACATATAGAAGTGCAAATAGTTGGAGATAAACATGGAAATGTAGTACATTTAGGTGAAAGAGATTGTTCTATTCAAAGAAGACATCAAAAATTAGTAGAAGAAGCTCCATCGGTAGCAATAGATAGTAAAACAAGAAAAGCTATGGGAGAAGCAGCTGTAAGACTTGCAAAATCGATAAATTATGATAGTGCAGGTACATTAGAATTTTTATTAGATACTCAAGGAAATTTTTATTTTATGGAAATGAATACTAGAATTCAAGTAGAACATACTGTAACAGAAGTAGTAACAGGGGTAGATATAATTAAAGAGCAAATTTTAGCTGCTGCAGGAGAGCCATTATCTATAAAACAAGAAGATATAGAGATAAAAGGGCATGCAATAGAGTGTAGAATAAATGCTGAAGATAGTGAAAATGGATTTTTACCGTCAGCAGGAACTATAGAAAAATATATTCCAGCAGGTGGATATGGAATAAGAGTAGATTCTCATTCGTATGCTGGATACACTATTCCTCCATATTATGATTCTATGATTGCAAAACTTATAGTTTATGGAGATACAAGAAAAGAAGCTATAAATAGAATGAAAAGAGCATTAGACGAATATATAATAGAGGGAGTAGATACAACTATTCCATTTCATAAAAAAGTAATGAATAATAAAGTATATAATGAGGGGGATGTATATACTAGCTTTATAGAAACTCATTTAGAAAAAAAATAA
- a CDS encoding DNA polymerase III subunit alpha, which produces MSEFVHLHLHTEYSLLDGVGKIDEYIDRAKELGMKALAITDHGNMFGAIEFYKKALAKGIKPIIGIEAYLAEYNMEEKKGKNFHIILLAKNEKGYKNLMKLSSIAYEKGFYYRPRIDKNILKEYSEGIIALSACMQGEISQALIENDNNKAKEIALEYKDIFGENFYIEIQANGIVEQKILNDKLYKIAKECEIEVVGTNDVHYVYHGDSELQDIVFCIQTGKKLDDKDRMKIETDELYMKSKEEIFEELGKYDGAIENTIKISKKCNVEIKFGEFKFPQFDIPEKFGNAQKYLEFLVEKGIINRYSENFNKEIEKRVEYELEIINKMGYEEYFIVVWDFIHYAKSKNIPIGPGRGSAAGSIVAYALGITELDPIKYNLIFERFLNPERISMPDIDIDICQERRHEVIEYVTNKYGMNKVAQIITFGTMKARAAVRDVGRVMDIPLSKVDKIAKLIPFNINLITALSKIKELKKIYDSDSEIKKLIDISIRIEGKVRHSSIHAAGIVITKNDLIEEVPIYYDTKSSIYSTQYQMKELEDLGLLKMDFLGLRNLTIIQRTLDYIAEDTGEKLDINKIELDNEKVYKLLQRGDTLGIFQLESSGITKLIKRLKPNRFEDIIALLALYRPGPLGSGMVDDFIKAKNGEIKIKYPDDTLKDILEETYGVILYQEQVMKIASIMANYTMGEADLLRRAMGKKKIEIMEENREKFVKRAMEKGYTEDKARYIFSLVDKFAGYGFNKSHSAAYALIAYWTAYLKSNYPIQYFAALMTSEIHNIDKLGLYVEDAKKHKIRLSAPDINNPSTKFVIKNGKIIFGLAAIKNIGLTIVENIIKERYENGEYRSYEDFVNRTKKYGMNKKILEALILAGALDSLPGNRKQKYLGISEVLENANKIVALDEVQQMGLFGDSSKKLDSFKFQNVTEFEKSSLLRAEKEYIGIYISGHPLDEYKDILDVYELNSIREIHNENINFVKTFGIIKNLKKLVTKKSRESMATFILEGYDLSIGVTIFPKEFKKYMHYLVENEAVYVSGTINYDNFSGNEEKKIFIREMIPLGDIDEIDSFKVYILVDEKEKSKMTRLKQLLKKYKGNHRVYLAIKNKRQVIELSKNYRIIPTKYFITELKNIIGADRIKII; this is translated from the coding sequence ATGAGTGAATTTGTACACTTACATCTACATACGGAATATAGTTTATTAGATGGAGTAGGAAAAATAGATGAATATATAGATAGAGCAAAAGAACTTGGAATGAAAGCTCTAGCTATTACTGACCATGGAAATATGTTTGGAGCAATAGAATTTTATAAAAAAGCATTAGCGAAAGGTATAAAACCTATTATTGGAATAGAGGCATATTTAGCAGAATATAATATGGAAGAAAAAAAAGGTAAAAACTTTCATATAATATTACTGGCAAAAAATGAAAAAGGATATAAAAATTTAATGAAGTTATCTTCTATTGCATATGAAAAAGGGTTTTATTATAGACCACGTATAGATAAAAATATTTTAAAAGAATATAGTGAAGGAATAATAGCTCTTTCAGCATGTATGCAAGGGGAAATTTCTCAAGCATTAATTGAAAATGATAATAATAAAGCAAAAGAGATAGCTCTGGAGTATAAAGATATTTTTGGAGAAAATTTTTATATAGAAATTCAAGCAAATGGAATAGTAGAACAAAAAATATTAAATGATAAATTATATAAAATAGCAAAAGAGTGCGAAATAGAAGTTGTTGGAACTAATGATGTTCACTATGTATACCATGGTGACAGTGAATTACAAGATATAGTTTTTTGTATACAAACAGGTAAAAAATTAGATGATAAAGATAGAATGAAAATAGAAACAGATGAACTCTATATGAAATCTAAAGAAGAAATATTTGAAGAATTAGGTAAATATGATGGAGCAATAGAAAATACAATAAAAATATCTAAAAAATGTAATGTAGAAATAAAATTTGGTGAATTTAAATTTCCACAATTTGATATACCAGAAAAATTTGGGAATGCTCAAAAATATTTAGAATTTTTAGTTGAAAAAGGAATAATAAATAGATATAGTGAAAATTTTAATAAAGAAATAGAAAAAAGAGTAGAATATGAATTAGAAATAATCAATAAAATGGGATACGAAGAGTATTTTATAGTTGTATGGGACTTTATACATTATGCTAAAAGTAAAAATATACCAATAGGGCCTGGAAGAGGTTCAGCTGCTGGAAGTATAGTAGCATATGCACTTGGGATAACAGAACTTGATCCTATAAAATATAATCTAATATTTGAAAGATTTTTAAATCCAGAACGTATATCAATGCCAGATATAGATATAGATATTTGTCAAGAAAGACGTCATGAAGTAATAGAATATGTAACAAATAAATATGGAATGAATAAAGTAGCACAAATTATTACTTTTGGGACAATGAAAGCTAGAGCAGCAGTAAGAGATGTTGGGAGAGTAATGGATATTCCACTAAGTAAAGTAGATAAAATAGCAAAGCTAATACCATTTAATATAAATTTAATAACAGCTTTATCTAAAATAAAAGAATTAAAAAAAATATATGATAGTGATAGTGAGATAAAAAAATTAATTGATATTTCCATAAGAATAGAAGGAAAAGTAAGACATTCATCTATACATGCAGCTGGAATAGTAATAACTAAAAATGATCTTATAGAAGAAGTACCTATATATTATGATACTAAAAGTTCTATTTATTCTACTCAATATCAAATGAAAGAATTAGAAGATTTAGGGCTTTTAAAAATGGACTTTTTAGGACTTCGAAACCTTACTATCATCCAAAGAACACTTGATTATATAGCAGAAGATACAGGAGAAAAATTAGATATTAATAAGATAGAATTAGATAATGAAAAAGTATATAAATTACTTCAAAGAGGAGATACATTAGGGATATTTCAATTAGAATCAAGTGGAATAACAAAATTAATAAAAAGACTAAAACCAAATAGATTTGAAGATATTATAGCACTTTTAGCCTTATATAGACCAGGGCCTTTGGGTAGTGGGATGGTAGATGATTTTATAAAAGCAAAAAATGGGGAAATAAAGATAAAATATCCAGATGATACATTAAAAGATATACTTGAAGAAACTTATGGAGTGATATTGTATCAAGAGCAAGTAATGAAAATAGCTAGTATTATGGCTAATTATACTATGGGGGAAGCAGATCTTCTTCGTAGAGCCATGGGAAAAAAGAAAATAGAAATAATGGAAGAAAATAGAGAAAAATTTGTAAAAAGAGCAATGGAAAAAGGATATACAGAAGATAAAGCTAGATATATATTTAGTCTTGTTGATAAATTTGCAGGATATGGATTTAATAAATCACATTCTGCAGCATATGCACTTATTGCTTATTGGACAGCATATTTAAAATCAAATTATCCTATTCAGTATTTTGCAGCTTTAATGACTTCTGAAATACATAATATAGATAAATTGGGACTTTATGTAGAAGATGCAAAAAAACATAAAATAAGATTAAGTGCACCAGATATAAATAATCCATCAACAAAATTTGTAATAAAAAATGGTAAAATAATATTTGGACTAGCGGCAATAAAGAATATAGGATTAACAATAGTAGAAAACATAATAAAAGAAAGATATGAAAATGGAGAGTACAGAAGTTATGAAGATTTTGTAAATAGGACTAAAAAATATGGAATGAATAAAAAAATATTAGAAGCTCTTATACTTGCAGGAGCTCTTGATAGTTTACCAGGAAATAGAAAACAAAAATATTTAGGAATATCAGAAGTACTTGAAAATGCTAATAAAATTGTGGCACTTGATGAAGTACAACAAATGGGACTTTTTGGAGATAGTAGCAAAAAGTTAGATAGTTTTAAATTTCAAAATGTAACAGAATTTGAAAAATCTAGTTTATTAAGGGCGGAAAAAGAGTATATAGGAATATATATTTCGGGACATCCACTTGATGAGTATAAAGATATATTAGATGTATATGAATTAAATAGCATACGAGAGATACATAATGAAAATATAAACTTTGTAAAAACTTTTGGTATAATAAAAAATTTAAAAAAATTAGTAACTAAAAAAAGTAGAGAAAGTATGGCTACATTTATACTTGAAGGATATGATCTAAGTATAGGAGTAACTATTTTTCCAAAAGAGTTTAAAAAATATATGCATTATTTAGTCGAAAATGAAGCAGTATATGTTTCTGGCACTATTAATTATGATAATTTTTCTGGTAATGAAGAAAAAAAAATCTTTATACGAGAGATGATACCATTAGGTGATATAGATGAGATTGATAGTTTTAAAGTATATATATTAGTGGATGAAAAAGAAAAATCAAAGATGACTAGGTTAAAACAGCTATTAAAAAAATATAAAGGAAATCATAGAGTATATTTAGCAATAAAAAATAAAAGACAAGTAATAGAGCTATCTAAAAATTATAGAATTATTCCAACAAAATATTTTATAACAGAGTTAAAAAACATAATAGGAGCTGATAGAATAAAAATTATATAA
- a CDS encoding Asp23/Gls24 family envelope stress response protein codes for MAEVGNIKIADEVVAVIASKAATNIDGVHKMSGNVADEVNKFLGKKNSAKGIKVEVGEKECTVDAYIVVDYGKPIPEVANAVQQNIIKEITMMTGLNVVEVNVYIQDLHFPSDDKEEIEAENEELIEEAY; via the coding sequence ATGGCGGAAGTAGGAAATATAAAAATAGCAGATGAAGTAGTAGCAGTAATAGCGTCAAAAGCTGCCACAAATATAGATGGTGTACATAAAATGAGTGGAAATGTAGCAGACGAAGTAAACAAATTTTTAGGAAAGAAAAACTCTGCTAAAGGAATAAAAGTAGAAGTAGGAGAAAAAGAATGTACAGTAGATGCATATATTGTAGTAGACTATGGGAAACCAATACCAGAGGTAGCAAATGCAGTTCAACAAAACATCATTAAAGAAATAACAATGATGACTGGATTAAACGTAGTAGAAGTAAATGTTTATATTCAAGATTTACATTTTCCTTCAGATGATAAAGAAGAAATAGAAGCTGAAAATGAGGAATTGATAGAAGAAGCGTATTAA
- a CDS encoding YebC/PmpR family DNA-binding transcriptional regulator, whose protein sequence is MAGHSKWANIQHRKGRQDKARAKLFTKLAKELTIAARDGGGDPNFNPRLRLALDKAKAGNMPKDNIERAIKKGTGEIEGVEYFEIRYEGYGPSGVAFIVDVVTDNKNRTASTVRSNFSKNNGNLGESGSVSWMFHRKGVLTFSNVDEEKIMELALESGAEDIIENGDNFLVYTAPEDFENIKKALEDNELVAESAEITFVPENEIDITDEETAKQVLKLYEALEDNEDVQEVYANFNIPDELMEKLMN, encoded by the coding sequence GTGGCTGGACATAGTAAATGGGCAAATATACAACATAGAAAAGGTAGACAAGATAAAGCAAGAGCTAAGCTTTTTACAAAATTAGCAAAAGAGCTTACAATTGCTGCTAGAGACGGTGGTGGTGACCCTAATTTCAATCCGAGATTAAGACTTGCTTTAGATAAAGCAAAAGCAGGAAATATGCCAAAAGATAACATCGAAAGAGCTATTAAAAAAGGTACTGGTGAAATCGAAGGTGTAGAATATTTTGAAATAAGATATGAAGGGTATGGCCCTAGTGGTGTTGCTTTTATAGTAGATGTTGTTACTGATAATAAAAATAGAACTGCCTCAACAGTTAGATCTAATTTTTCTAAAAATAATGGAAATTTAGGTGAAAGTGGAAGTGTTTCTTGGATGTTTCATAGAAAAGGAGTATTAACTTTTTCTAATGTTGATGAAGAAAAAATAATGGAATTAGCTTTAGAATCTGGTGCAGAAGATATTATAGAAAATGGAGATAACTTTTTAGTATATACAGCTCCAGAAGATTTTGAGAATATAAAAAAAGCTTTAGAAGATAATGAATTAGTAGCTGAATCTGCAGAAATTACTTTTGTTCCTGAAAATGAAATTGACATAACAGATGAAGAAACAGCAAAACAAGTCTTAAAACTTTATGAAGCTTTAGAAGATAATGAAGATGTTCAAGAAGTTTATGCTAACTTTAACATTCCTGATGAATTAATGGAAAAATTAATGAATTAA
- a CDS encoding uracil-DNA glycosylase, which produces MDKNLLWEELAFEISSTKIANLGNRNEKVLLGAGNKQAKVMFIGNDLNLFEDETGNTLPGTSGSFFFQVCDLVDITLDDMYITNIIKCNAKFEELTKQEINFYKDILHMQIAIINPKIIVTLGKTATEVLLEQEVDIRKIHGDVYEWNGGILLIPLFDPSYLLRETDKQMNSPRWLNWQDMKMIKEKMELL; this is translated from the coding sequence ATGGATAAAAATTTATTATGGGAAGAATTAGCATTTGAAATAAGTTCTACAAAAATAGCAAACCTAGGTAATAGAAATGAAAAAGTATTACTTGGTGCTGGAAATAAACAAGCTAAAGTTATGTTTATTGGAAATGATTTAAATCTTTTTGAAGATGAAACTGGAAATACTCTTCCTGGTACAAGTGGTAGTTTCTTTTTTCAAGTATGTGATTTAGTCGATATAACTTTAGATGATATGTATATAACTAATATAATTAAATGTAATGCAAAATTCGAAGAATTAACAAAACAAGAAATTAATTTTTATAAAGATATTTTACATATGCAAATAGCTATTATAAATCCAAAAATAATTGTTACTCTAGGTAAAACTGCAACTGAAGTTTTATTAGAGCAAGAAGTTGATATAAGAAAAATACATGGAGATGTTTATGAATGGAATGGAGGAATACTCCTTATTCCTTTATTTGATCCCTCATACTTACTACGTGAAACAGATAAACAGATGAATAGCCCTAGATGGCTTAATTGGCAAGATATGAAAATGATAAAAGAAAAAATGGAGCTTTTATGA
- the amaP gene encoding alkaline shock response membrane anchor protein AmaP: protein MLWMFLFAIGWIGLGIISLGTMFLAVFPKYFSIVNYYNINFRLIILGVGFFYFALFIEKLLRLFKKEEAYYLDTENGKIRITISALNTLIKKEITKRKNLKLIKMKNSINKKGVYVKIEIEILETDNVSLKLKTIQEDIKNRTKEVFDIEVKSVDIVTSKVKDIVKVDNIGDENNADRDIREIDS, encoded by the coding sequence ATGTTGTGGATGTTTTTATTTGCTATAGGTTGGATAGGTTTGGGTATTATATCACTGGGTACAATGTTTTTAGCAGTTTTTCCTAAATATTTTTCAATAGTTAATTATTATAATATTAATTTTAGGCTAATAATATTAGGAGTAGGTTTTTTTTATTTTGCATTGTTTATTGAAAAATTACTAAGACTTTTTAAAAAAGAGGAAGCTTATTATCTTGATACTGAAAATGGAAAAATAAGAATAACAATTTCAGCACTAAATACTTTAATAAAAAAAGAAATAACAAAAAGAAAAAATTTAAAACTTATAAAAATGAAAAATAGTATTAATAAAAAAGGTGTTTATGTAAAAATAGAAATAGAAATATTAGAAACAGACAATGTATCTTTAAAATTAAAAACAATACAAGAAGATATAAAAAATAGAACAAAAGAAGTATTTGATATAGAAGTAAAAAGTGTAGATATAGTGACTAGTAAAGTTAAAGATATAGTAAAAGTTGATAATATAGGAGATGAAAATAATGCTGACAGAGATATTAGAGAAATTGATAGTTAA
- a CDS encoding 5-formyltetrahydrofolate cyclo-ligase, translated as MKNKNEIRKSIKNKREKLDKNYIELYSKELTQIFINSSLYKNAKTIMSYIPIKNEVNTIYINQEIIKDNKTLLLPAIINDKVYPKLYNDNFIKGKYDIKEPSGDIFIDEIDLIIVPGIAFDKYKNRIGFGKGYYDKFLQKYLSSIKVSLIYPFQLVEKINNEKHDIKIDFIFDNNHII; from the coding sequence ATGAAAAATAAAAATGAAATAAGAAAATCTATTAAAAATAAACGTGAAAAATTAGATAAAAATTATATTGAACTCTATTCTAAAGAACTTACACAAATTTTTATAAACAGTAGTTTATATAAAAATGCTAAAACTATTATGTCATATATTCCTATAAAAAATGAAGTAAATACAATATATATAAATCAAGAAATTATAAAAGATAATAAAACTTTACTTTTACCTGCTATAATAAATGATAAAGTTTATCCTAAACTCTATAACGATAATTTCATAAAAGGAAAATATGATATAAAAGAACCTAGTGGAGATATTTTTATAGACGAAATTGATTTAATAATAGTTCCTGGCATAGCTTTTGATAAATATAAAAATAGAATAGGTTTTGGAAAAGGTTATTACGACAAATTTTTACAAAAATATTTATCTAGTATAAAAGTGTCGCTAATATATCCTTTTCAATTAGTAGAAAAAATAAATAATGAAAAACATGATATAAAAATAGATTTTATTTTTGATAATAATCATATTATTTAA
- a CDS encoding DMT family transporter yields MQYIWHFNALLVIFFWSSTFFPNKILLANGFTSSQILIIRSFIAFISLFLFYPKRIKIDKSQFKLVFLAGLFGISSYFFFEISSLKYTSPGNSTLILSTIPILNAIIVHIINKKKFEKNLLIGSIFSLIGLFFVIFNGRILQLNPLGDFLAFLAAFSWSIYTIILEKFNKNITPIIITRYVFLSGILTSLPLMFLIGDFSLNFNINISTISSLLFLGLITSAICFLLWNRVVNHLGILTSSLYIYLLPIFAMILSKIIYGYPITLLMIIGTIFTLGGVFIASRKRNKIFKSIQQN; encoded by the coding sequence ATGCAATATATTTGGCACTTTAATGCATTACTTGTAATATTTTTTTGGAGCTCTACATTTTTTCCAAATAAAATACTTTTAGCAAATGGTTTTACTTCTTCACAAATACTTATAATTAGATCATTTATAGCTTTTATATCTCTATTTTTATTCTATCCAAAAAGAATAAAAATAGATAAATCACAATTTAAATTAGTATTTTTAGCAGGATTATTTGGTATTTCATCATATTTTTTCTTTGAAATAAGTTCATTAAAATATACTTCACCTGGTAATTCTACTCTTATTCTTAGTACTATACCTATTTTAAATGCTATAATTGTACATATAATTAATAAAAAAAAATTTGAAAAAAATTTATTAATAGGATCTATTTTTTCTTTAATAGGATTATTTTTTGTAATATTTAATGGTAGAATATTACAATTAAATCCTTTAGGAGATTTTTTAGCTTTTCTAGCGGCTTTTAGTTGGTCTATTTATACTATAATTTTAGAAAAATTTAATAAAAATATAACTCCTATTATTATTACTCGATACGTATTTTTATCTGGTATTCTTACATCACTTCCTTTAATGTTTTTAATAGGAGATTTTTCTTTAAATTTTAATATAAATATTAGTACAATAAGTAGTTTATTATTTTTAGGATTAATTACCTCAGCAATATGCTTTTTATTATGGAATAGAGTAGTTAATCATCTAGGTATACTTACATCTAGCTTATATATTTATTTACTACCTATTTTTGCTATGATACTAAGTAAAATAATATATGGATATCCTATTACTCTACTTATGATTATAGGAACAATTTTTACATTAGGTGGTGTTTTTATTGCTTCTAGAAAAAGAAATAAAATATTTAAGTCTATACAACAAAATTGA
- a CDS encoding MBL fold metallo-hydrolase → MKVAILGSGSSGNSIFIESNNHKILIDAGFSGKKLKDKLNNINVDISKVNALLITHEHSDHILGAGIISRKYNIPIYITRESYESSKDKLGKIENSLLNFISDKNFNLFNTFNIYPFDVMHDATRTLGYRIEVENKKIGIITDIGYVDNYSKNFLKNLNLLIIEANYDYDMLMQNDYPWQLKSRVKSNNGHLSNDDAAKLICDIYHKNIEKVYFVHMSKDSNTYDLAYTTISSKFNENNINVDFKIINYGENSEIYYVKGENNG, encoded by the coding sequence ATGAAAGTAGCAATATTAGGCAGTGGAAGTAGTGGAAATAGCATATTTATAGAAAGTAATAATCACAAAATTCTTATAGATGCTGGTTTTAGCGGAAAAAAACTAAAAGATAAATTAAATAATATAAATGTTGATATCTCTAAAGTAAATGCTCTTCTTATTACTCATGAACATTCTGACCATATTTTAGGAGCTGGTATTATATCTAGAAAGTATAATATTCCTATCTATATAACAAGAGAAAGTTATGAGTCTTCAAAAGATAAATTAGGAAAAATAGAAAATTCTCTTTTAAATTTTATATCTGATAAAAATTTTAATCTTTTTAATACTTTTAATATATATCCATTTGATGTAATGCATGACGCAACTAGAACACTTGGATATAGGATAGAAGTAGAAAATAAAAAGATTGGGATAATTACTGATATTGGTTATGTTGATAATTATTCTAAAAATTTTTTAAAGAATTTAAATTTATTAATAATTGAAGCAAATTACGACTATGATATGCTTATGCAAAATGATTATCCTTGGCAGTTAAAATCAAGAGTAAAATCAAATAACGGACATCTCTCAAATGATGACGCTGCAAAATTAATTTGTGATATTTATCATAAAAATATAGAAAAAGTATATTTTGTACATATGAGTAAAGATAGTAACACTTATGATTTAGCATATACTACTATCTCCTCAAAATTTAATGAAAATAATATTAACGTTGATTTTAAAATAATTAATTATGGAGAAAATAGCGAAATATATTATGTAAAAGGTGAAAACAATGGATAA
- a CDS encoding DUF2273 domain-containing protein, with the protein MLTEILEKLIVNRKKILAAILGFIFGIVYISFGFLDTLIVALFTIIGYNYMRIYREVIYFFKKVLKKLKQFAKKMEE; encoded by the coding sequence ATGCTGACAGAGATATTAGAGAAATTGATAGTTAATAGAAAAAAAATATTAGCAGCAATACTCGGATTCATTTTTGGAATAGTATATATATCTTTTGGGTTTTTAGATACTTTAATAGTTGCATTATTTACTATTATTGGTTATAATTACATGAGAATTTATAGAGAAGTTATTTATTTTTTTAAAAAAGTTTTAAAAAAATTAAAACAATTTGCAAAAAAAATGGAAGAATAA
- the nusB gene encoding transcription antitermination factor NusB gives MSRRVAREEVFKILFESELSNTDLKDVLLSYLKREELENLREPQIKFIKEYITGIAENLEEINKVIDENMINWNIDRIGNVEKVLLRFGAFELLKKDTGKEIVVNEIIEIAKKYGNEKSHEFINGVLANIIKSIN, from the coding sequence ATGAGCAGAAGAGTAGCAAGAGAAGAAGTTTTTAAGATATTATTTGAAAGTGAACTTAGTAACACTGATTTAAAAGATGTACTATTAAGTTATTTAAAAAGAGAGGAATTAGAAAATTTAAGAGAACCACAAATAAAATTTATAAAAGAATATATTACAGGAATTGCAGAAAATTTAGAAGAAATAAATAAAGTAATAGATGAAAATATGATAAATTGGAATATTGATAGAATAGGAAATGTGGAAAAAGTTCTTTTGAGATTTGGTGCTTTTGAATTATTAAAAAAAGATACAGGAAAAGAAATAGTAGTAAATGAAATAATTGAGATAGCAAAGAAATATGGAAATGAGAAGTCGCATGAATTTATAAATGGAGTGTTAGCAAATATTATAAAATCGATAAATTAG